Genomic segment of Thermogemmatispora onikobensis:
AATGTCAGACTTGTGGCGGCGCCGAACCCGCACCGGGCGGTTCCATTACCAGAGAGAGTCAGCAAAGCAACGAGGCGCCCGCGCTCTCTGAATGGACGAAGAAGCTCAGGGGGGCGCTGACCGCGAGCGAGATCGAGAAGACAGGCGGGGCCTGATCGCTTGCTGACTGTCGAACCTTCTTGTTGCGAGGAAAACGCGCAGGCCCCGGCGCGCATCAAGCTCATCTCAGAGGAAAAGGAGGCGGCGCTGTTCCCCCTTTCTGCTTACAGGCCGAACGTGCTATGGCGTAGGCAGGGGTTGATGCGCCGGAATGTTGGATGCCCTACGTGATCACTCAGCCGTGCATTGGCGTGAAGGATGCTTCTTGTGTTGATGTCTGCCCGGTAGATTGCATTCATCCAACGCCGAACGAAGAAGGGTTTGAGGAGAGCGAGCAGCTCTACATCAATCCCGATGAGTGCATCGACTGCGGCGCCTGTGAGCCGGCATGTCCGGTCAATGCCATCTTTGAAGAGTCGGCGGTGCCTGACGAGTGGCGCCATTTCATCAGAATCAATGCTGACTTCTTCAAGAGGTAGAGGCTGAGCCGAGCGAGCACAAGGAAGGAAGCGGAGCGTGCTGGTCGCCTGGCAACGTGAGGGGCGGGCAGACCATCGATCTGCTTGAGGGTACTGAAAGGGCTGTGATATAATGCAGGTGCATGTATCATCCAGGAGAAAAGAACTTCTATTGAGGGAGCTGCCCCTATGCCAGTAACGAGGCGCAGACGCGCGAATCCACCAGAGCAACCGGAGAACGACAACCATAACCATGTGGCGGAGCAAGGGGAGGAGGTTGCAGCCGAGCCACTGACAACGGAGCAGGCTCCCATTGTACCGCTGGATGGTGAGCAGGCCTCGGCGGCGCCTCCTCGTCAGGGAGTGCAAGCGCCCGCGCAGTCGGGAGAGGCGCTCTCTCTGCCGTTCCCACCCAGTGAAGCACTCGCCACACCCGCAGGTCCGGTGACCCCACCGGTGGCCAATGGTGAACGTCCTCCAACAAATGAACGGCAAGGCCCCGAATATCTTCCGGCTCTGCCTCCGGAAGGGGGCCGTCGTACGGCTCGTGAGCACTTCCGCCGACCGACAGTAGCGGCGGCGGCCAGCGTCCCTGGCCCAGTGGCAACCTTCCAGCAACCGTCACCACCGGCCCCATCTCACGAGATTACCCTGCCGCTGGGCAACCTCTTGCATCTGGCCTATAATCCCAGTTATACCGGCGCCGAAGAGGCGCGCAGCCAGCTGCTGCGCCGTCTGGAAAGCGAAAGCAAGGCTGGTGGCCGCGCTCGCTGCTGGAACTGTGGTTCCCTGGCTGTCGTCTATGACCGCTGGGAAACACGCAGCAAGGCTTTCGGCGAGATTGGAATAGCCTACTGCGAGATCTGTGGCGTCTGGAGCGTCATGTAAGCCAGGGAGCC
This window contains:
- a CDS encoding 4Fe-4S dicluster domain-containing protein; this translates as MPYVITQPCIGVKDASCVDVCPVDCIHPTPNEEGFEESEQLYINPDECIDCGACEPACPVNAIFEESAVPDEWRHFIRINADFFKR